Proteins encoded by one window of Chondromyces crocatus:
- the rpmE gene encoding 50S ribosomal protein L31 translates to MKPGIHPDYRPSSISCACGSVVLTRSTRGDFTTDVCSQCHPFYTGKAKVLDVAGRVDRFRRKYANTPKAT, encoded by the coding sequence ATGAAACCCGGCATTCACCCCGACTACAGGCCTTCATCCATCTCTTGCGCCTGCGGCTCGGTGGTCCTCACCCGCTCCACCCGCGGTGACTTCACCACCGACGTCTGCTCCCAGTGCCATCCGTTCTACACGGGCAAGGCCAAGGTTCTCGACGTCGCTGGTCGCGTCGACCGCTTCCGCAGGAAGTACGCGAACACGCCGAAGGCGACCTGA
- the dnaK gene encoding molecular chaperone DnaK, with product MGKIIGIDLGTTNSVVAVMEGKEPKVIVNSEGSRLTPSVVAWDDKGETLVGQIAKRQAVTNPTNTVYSAKRFMGRRFEEVQEESKRVPYKVVKGKNGDAAFEVRGKQVTPPEVSAKVLQKLKKAAEDYLGGSISEAVITVPAYFNDAQRQATKDAGRIAGLEVKRIVNEPTAAALAYGLDKKTEEIIAVYDFGGGTFDISILEVGDNVVQVISTNGDTHLGGDDVDHEIMEWLAGEFKKDTGIDVLGDKMVLQRLKDAAEQAKIELSNVQEAAISLPFLTADASGPKHLQKQLSRSRLEQMIRGLVDRSLEPVRKALSDAKKTPQQIDEVVLVGGSTRIPLVQETVKKFFGKEPHKGVNPDEVVAVGAAVQAGVLAGDVRDLVLLDVTPLSLGVETLGGVMTTMISRNTTIPTQKKEIFSTATDSQPSVEIHVLQGERTEARYNRTLGRFHLEGIMPAPRGVPKIEVTFDIDANGILSVHAKDTATGKDQRITITASGGLKEDEIDRMVREATEHEAEDKRRREEIERRNKLDNLCYTLEKTIAENKEKISESDASALTSAIAESRSAIEKQDDAAVQTALEKLEKEAHRIASVMYEKAGPAGGAGGAPGAPEGGDGGQAPQGGKGGKEGVIDAEFEESN from the coding sequence ATGGGAAAGATCATCGGCATCGATCTGGGCACGACCAACAGCGTCGTCGCGGTGATGGAGGGAAAGGAGCCCAAGGTCATCGTGAACTCGGAGGGCTCCCGCCTCACGCCGTCCGTCGTGGCATGGGATGACAAGGGAGAGACGCTCGTCGGCCAGATCGCGAAGCGGCAGGCGGTGACCAACCCCACGAACACGGTCTACTCGGCCAAGCGCTTCATGGGCCGCCGCTTCGAAGAGGTCCAGGAAGAGTCGAAGCGCGTCCCCTACAAGGTCGTGAAGGGGAAGAATGGCGACGCGGCCTTCGAGGTTCGCGGCAAGCAGGTCACGCCCCCCGAGGTCTCGGCGAAGGTCCTCCAGAAGCTCAAGAAAGCGGCAGAGGACTACCTGGGCGGGAGCATCTCCGAGGCCGTGATCACGGTCCCTGCGTACTTCAACGACGCGCAGCGCCAGGCCACCAAGGATGCCGGACGCATCGCCGGCCTCGAGGTGAAGCGCATCGTCAACGAGCCGACGGCAGCCGCGCTCGCCTACGGCCTCGACAAGAAGACGGAAGAGATCATCGCCGTCTACGACTTCGGCGGCGGCACCTTCGACATCTCGATCCTCGAGGTCGGGGACAACGTGGTGCAGGTCATCTCGACCAACGGCGACACCCACCTCGGCGGCGACGACGTCGATCACGAGATCATGGAGTGGCTCGCGGGTGAGTTCAAGAAGGACACCGGCATCGACGTGCTCGGGGACAAGATGGTCCTTCAGCGTCTCAAGGACGCGGCCGAGCAAGCGAAGATCGAGCTTTCCAACGTGCAGGAAGCAGCCATCAGCCTGCCCTTCCTCACCGCGGATGCCTCGGGGCCGAAGCATCTCCAGAAGCAGCTCAGCCGCTCTCGCCTGGAGCAGATGATCCGTGGCCTCGTGGACCGCTCGCTGGAGCCCGTGCGCAAGGCGCTCTCCGACGCCAAGAAGACCCCGCAGCAGATCGACGAGGTCGTGCTCGTGGGAGGCTCGACCCGCATCCCGCTGGTGCAGGAGACGGTCAAGAAGTTCTTCGGCAAAGAGCCCCACAAGGGCGTGAACCCCGATGAGGTCGTCGCTGTCGGTGCCGCGGTCCAGGCCGGCGTGCTCGCGGGCGACGTGCGGGACCTCGTCCTGCTCGACGTCACGCCCCTCTCGCTCGGTGTCGAGACGCTCGGCGGCGTGATGACGACGATGATCTCCCGGAACACCACCATCCCGACGCAGAAGAAGGAAATCTTCTCCACGGCGACGGACAGCCAGCCGAGCGTCGAGATCCACGTGCTCCAGGGCGAGCGCACCGAGGCCCGCTACAACCGCACCCTCGGCCGCTTCCACCTGGAGGGCATCATGCCGGCGCCCCGTGGCGTGCCCAAGATCGAGGTGACCTTCGACATCGACGCGAACGGCATCCTCTCCGTTCACGCCAAGGACACGGCGACCGGCAAGGACCAGCGCATCACCATCACCGCCTCCGGCGGCCTGAAGGAGGACGAGATCGACAGGATGGTGCGCGAGGCCACCGAGCACGAGGCGGAGGACAAGCGGCGGCGTGAAGAGATCGAGCGGCGCAACAAGCTCGACAACCTCTGCTACACGCTCGAGAAGACCATCGCCGAGAACAAGGAGAAGATCTCCGAGAGTGATGCCTCGGCCCTGACGAGCGCGATCGCCGAGAGCCGCTCCGCGATCGAGAAGCAGGATGACGCTGCGGTGCAGACTGCGCTCGAGAAGCTGGAGAAGGAAGCGCACCGCATCGCCTCCGTGATGTACGAGAAGGCGGGCCCTGCGGGCGGCGCGGGCGGCGCGCCTGGAGCCCCTGAAGGGGGCGACGGCGGTCAGGCACCGCAGGGTGGCAAGGGCGGCAAAGAGGGCGTCATCGACGCCGAGTTCGAAGAGTCGAACTGA
- the prfA gene encoding peptide chain release factor 1: MLPIAKLEAVERRFKELEHLLCSPAVLSDPTQMTRMNRERTELEPVVAAFNRLRELERRIAEDREALSDPELAELVEAELPELEVERDRLANEVQILLLPKDPNDARNTIVEIRSGEGGEEAALFAADLFRMVCRYAEGKRWKVEILNLSEASAGGYKEVIALVTGQDVYSHLRYEAGVHRVQRVPATEAQGRIHTSTATLAVMPEADDVDVQIDDKDLEISIAASGGPGGQGVNTTNSAVQIKHIPTGMIVKCQDERSQLKNKSKAMKVLRSRLLELEQRRQEEALSAERRTMVGTAERAQKVRTYNFPQNRVTDHRIGLTLHKLDRIMEGDLEELIAALRAHRQAELLQRGGQAIVA, from the coding sequence ATGCTGCCTATCGCCAAGCTCGAAGCGGTCGAGCGCCGCTTCAAGGAACTCGAGCACCTCCTCTGCAGTCCTGCGGTCCTCTCCGATCCGACCCAGATGACGCGGATGAACCGCGAGCGGACCGAGCTGGAACCGGTGGTGGCCGCCTTCAACCGGCTGCGAGAACTCGAGCGGCGCATCGCCGAGGATCGAGAGGCGCTGTCCGATCCCGAGCTGGCGGAACTCGTTGAAGCCGAGCTGCCCGAACTCGAGGTGGAACGAGATCGCCTCGCGAACGAGGTTCAGATCCTGCTCTTGCCAAAGGATCCCAACGACGCGAGAAACACCATCGTCGAGATCAGGAGCGGCGAAGGGGGAGAAGAGGCCGCACTGTTCGCCGCCGACCTGTTCCGGATGGTCTGTCGCTACGCTGAAGGCAAGCGTTGGAAGGTGGAAATCCTCAACCTCAGCGAGGCCTCTGCGGGTGGCTACAAAGAGGTGATCGCTCTCGTGACCGGGCAGGATGTGTACTCGCACCTCCGCTACGAGGCGGGTGTCCACCGGGTGCAGCGTGTCCCCGCCACGGAGGCTCAGGGCCGGATCCACACGTCGACGGCGACGCTGGCGGTGATGCCGGAGGCCGATGACGTCGACGTTCAGATCGACGACAAGGACCTGGAGATCTCCATCGCTGCGTCGGGAGGCCCTGGTGGTCAGGGCGTGAACACCACGAACAGCGCCGTCCAGATCAAGCACATCCCGACGGGGATGATCGTCAAGTGCCAGGACGAACGCTCCCAGCTCAAGAACAAGTCGAAGGCGATGAAGGTCCTGCGCAGCCGGCTGCTCGAGCTGGAACAGCGGCGCCAGGAGGAAGCGCTGAGCGCTGAGCGACGGACGATGGTCGGCACCGCAGAGCGCGCGCAGAAGGTGCGGACCTACAACTTCCCGCAAAACCGGGTGACCGATCACCGCATCGGACTGACGCTCCACAAGCTGGATCGGATCATGGAAGGGGATCTGGAGGAGCTGATCGCTGCCCTCCGGGCGCACCGACAAGCAGAGCTGCTGCAGCGGGGCGGGCAGGCGATCGTCGCCTGA
- a CDS encoding HIT domain-containing protein, which produces MCIFCKIANKEIPTKVVLEDEDWLAFHDTNPQAPTHVLVIPKRHVAGLREAAPEDQALLGKLLLGAQQVAAATGIQETGFRTVINSGANAGQTVFHLHVHVIGGRAMGWPPG; this is translated from the coding sequence ATGTGCATCTTCTGCAAGATCGCGAACAAGGAGATCCCAACGAAGGTGGTGCTGGAGGACGAGGACTGGCTGGCCTTCCATGACACCAACCCGCAAGCGCCCACGCATGTGCTGGTGATCCCCAAGCGGCATGTGGCAGGACTGCGGGAGGCGGCGCCCGAGGATCAGGCCCTGCTCGGCAAGCTGTTGCTCGGCGCGCAGCAGGTGGCAGCGGCAACGGGCATTCAGGAGACCGGTTTCAGGACTGTGATCAACAGCGGCGCCAACGCGGGGCAGACGGTCTTCCATCTGCACGTGCACGTCATCGGTGGCCGCGCGATGGGCTGGCCCCCCGGCTGA
- a CDS encoding GNAT family N-acetyltransferase, producing the protein MHWTIRSARYGDLDRLPEVERDAGARFRDVGLPRIAEAAPTPIAQLERARGTGLLWIAADESDMPVGFVMSSRVPSWIYLAEIAVITRASGHGIGRSLIDEVKATATREGLLGVVLRTYAQVPWNAPYYVRLGFEELAEALVPEALIDIPQREPELGLDPKARLFMAWRASK; encoded by the coding sequence ATGCACTGGACCATCCGCTCCGCTCGATACGGTGATCTCGACAGACTGCCCGAGGTGGAACGAGACGCAGGGGCCAGGTTTCGTGACGTCGGGTTGCCACGCATTGCCGAGGCTGCACCGACGCCGATCGCACAGCTCGAACGGGCCAGAGGAACGGGGTTGCTCTGGATTGCAGCGGACGAGAGCGACATGCCCGTCGGCTTCGTCATGAGCAGCCGTGTCCCTTCATGGATCTACCTGGCAGAGATCGCGGTGATCACGAGGGCGAGCGGGCACGGCATCGGCCGCTCCCTCATCGATGAGGTGAAGGCCACCGCCACCAGGGAAGGGTTGCTCGGGGTCGTGCTGCGCACCTATGCGCAGGTTCCCTGGAACGCGCCCTACTATGTGCGGCTCGGCTTCGAGGAACTCGCCGAGGCGTTGGTCCCCGAAGCGCTCATCGACATCCCGCAGCGGGAGCCGGAGCTGGGCCTGGATCCGAAGGCGCGGCTGTTCATGGCCTGGCGTGCTTCGAAGTGA
- a CDS encoding DUF1385 domain-containing protein, with amino-acid sequence MSEQPARPYIGGQAVIEGVMMRSPSSFAIVCRRQSGELMVREQPMVATAPTGVRTWPLIRGLVTVVESLKLGSQALRWSAEIYEQDLAEAERKEQAGAVSARKSVGSAAGTALALGVAALATQEPDHQAPPLPREEGKKGGGMVGAMSILFAIGLFVALPQASAEGINRLFSLGLEVTSPGYQAITGIAKLAIVVLYMVGIRQIPEVRRVFQYHGAEHKAISTYEAREPLEVPYARAKTTLHPRCGTTFLVMVALVSIVVFSLLGASLPKLPGGRLVESVGFFFMKLPFLPIIAAVTYEIQRVFARYCTTGPLRALLWPGFLVQKITTAEPDDAQLEIALGSLRATLWREEAVGAPLQEDQVFPSYGDMLAHPGYAAARA; translated from the coding sequence ATGAGTGAGCAGCCTGCACGTCCGTATATCGGTGGCCAAGCCGTGATCGAAGGCGTCATGATGCGGTCGCCGAGCTCGTTCGCCATCGTGTGTCGCCGGCAGTCCGGTGAGCTGATGGTCCGAGAGCAACCGATGGTGGCGACAGCCCCCACGGGCGTCCGGACCTGGCCCCTCATCCGTGGTCTCGTCACGGTCGTCGAGTCCTTGAAGCTCGGGTCGCAGGCCCTCCGCTGGTCGGCAGAGATCTACGAGCAGGACCTCGCGGAAGCCGAGCGGAAGGAGCAAGCAGGCGCGGTATCCGCGCGCAAGTCGGTGGGCAGCGCCGCCGGCACAGCACTCGCTCTGGGGGTCGCGGCGCTCGCGACGCAGGAGCCTGACCACCAGGCCCCCCCTCTCCCCCGCGAAGAGGGGAAGAAGGGTGGCGGCATGGTGGGCGCGATGTCGATCCTCTTCGCCATCGGGCTCTTCGTGGCGCTACCTCAAGCGAGCGCCGAGGGCATCAACCGGCTCTTCAGCCTCGGGCTGGAGGTGACCTCGCCCGGGTATCAGGCAATCACGGGCATCGCCAAGCTGGCGATCGTGGTCCTCTACATGGTCGGGATTCGCCAGATCCCCGAGGTTCGCCGCGTGTTCCAGTATCACGGGGCAGAACACAAGGCGATCTCGACCTACGAGGCCCGGGAGCCGCTGGAGGTCCCCTACGCGCGGGCAAAGACCACGCTACATCCACGCTGCGGGACGACGTTCCTCGTCATGGTGGCGCTCGTGTCCATCGTGGTCTTCTCCCTCCTCGGCGCATCGCTGCCGAAATTGCCGGGCGGCCGGCTGGTGGAGAGCGTCGGCTTCTTCTTCATGAAGCTCCCCTTCCTGCCTATCATCGCGGCGGTCACTTACGAGATCCAGCGGGTGTTCGCTCGCTATTGCACGACGGGCCCCCTCCGCGCACTGCTCTGGCCTGGGTTCCTCGTCCAGAAGATCACCACCGCCGAGCCGGATGACGCTCAGCTCGAGATCGCCTTGGGCTCTCTCCGCGCCACCCTCTGGCGCGAGGAGGCCGTCGGAGCTCCCCTCCAGGAAGACCAGGTCTTCCCCAGCTACGGCGACATGCTGGCGCATCCGGGCTACGCCGCAGCACGCGCCTAG
- a CDS encoding Nif3-like dinuclear metal center hexameric protein, whose protein sequence is MQIRDILSQLEAIAPLRYAETWDNVGLLVGDPHQKVAGALLCIDYTPAVAREAREFGCDLVIAYHPPIFEALKRVTAPSPIFEAIRDGISIYAPHTALDVAPGGTNDVLADVLGLVQREPLQRAERRPSQHKLVTFVPEEHTEAVAAALFAAGAGRIGEYTEASFRSQGTGTFLGGPGTNPAVGEAGRREAVPEVRLEVVVPVARALAVVTALRAAHPYEEPAFDLVTLAPEPATVGLGRIGKLAAPTPLGTLLARIKEGLGITSLLVSTPEGAGDEVLITRAAACAGACGKLFEQAIAQGAGLYLTGEMRHHDALKAAQAGMTVVCALHSNSERATLQRVKARLGEALPGLPVRLSARDRDPFTVR, encoded by the coding sequence ATGCAGATCCGCGACATACTCAGCCAGCTCGAAGCCATCGCCCCCCTTCGCTACGCGGAGACCTGGGACAACGTGGGTCTCCTGGTCGGTGATCCGCACCAGAAGGTCGCCGGCGCGCTGCTCTGCATCGACTACACGCCGGCGGTCGCGCGGGAAGCACGGGAGTTCGGGTGCGATCTGGTCATCGCGTACCACCCGCCGATCTTCGAGGCGCTCAAGCGGGTGACCGCGCCCAGTCCGATCTTCGAGGCCATCCGGGATGGCATCTCGATCTACGCGCCACACACCGCGCTCGACGTCGCGCCAGGGGGCACGAACGACGTACTCGCCGATGTGCTCGGACTCGTGCAGCGAGAGCCACTCCAGCGGGCGGAGAGGCGCCCGTCGCAGCACAAGCTGGTGACGTTCGTGCCGGAGGAGCACACGGAGGCGGTGGCAGCCGCGCTGTTCGCGGCCGGGGCGGGGCGCATCGGGGAGTACACGGAGGCGAGCTTCCGGTCGCAAGGGACGGGTACGTTCCTCGGGGGGCCCGGAACGAACCCGGCCGTCGGGGAGGCAGGCAGGCGGGAGGCGGTCCCGGAGGTGCGCCTGGAGGTGGTGGTTCCCGTCGCGCGCGCGCTCGCGGTGGTGACGGCGCTCCGGGCAGCTCACCCCTACGAGGAGCCCGCGTTCGATCTGGTGACCCTGGCGCCCGAACCGGCGACGGTCGGACTCGGTCGCATCGGGAAGCTGGCCGCGCCCACCCCGCTCGGGACGCTGCTCGCGCGCATCAAGGAGGGCCTCGGCATCACCTCGCTGCTGGTGTCGACCCCCGAGGGAGCCGGGGACGAGGTGCTCATCACGCGGGCCGCGGCGTGCGCAGGCGCTTGCGGAAAGCTGTTCGAGCAAGCCATCGCGCAGGGGGCCGGTCTGTACCTGACCGGCGAGATGCGACACCACGATGCCCTCAAGGCAGCGCAGGCGGGGATGACGGTGGTCTGTGCGCTGCATTCGAACAGCGAACGCGCCACGTTGCAGCGGGTCAAAGCCCGTCTCGGCGAGGCGCTGCCAGGGCTCCCGGTCCGCCTGAGCGCGCGTGACCGGGACCCGTTCACGGTCCGGTAG
- a CDS encoding FAD-binding oxidoreductase: protein MDVEAILARALPHVPRSASPVDRIAYARDLWPRHHLAVREGQLPKSRPGVIVWPSSTEEVADVVRLCASEGLPLVPFGAGSGVCGGILPDARTVVLDLKRLCRQRKLHRDEPSVEIEAGATGIRFEESLNGEGFTLGHFPSSILCSTVGGWVAARGAGQCSGLYGKIEDMVASLEVINGRGEIARLSRRTHGPDITPLFIGSEGVLGVITAATLRLHPAPPARAFGTFSFPTLEAGWTAMQAMFQDGLRPAVSRLYDPFDSFIARMGARRRRGAEHSAEPEDAERPPSTLFSDRKPAGVSKSSSSSPGAGARVLRLLLRAPGAVNQVVDALGDRVLRGSTLVLIFEGRARDAHDDLARGAHIAERHGGKPLGEEPARHWLAHRYSVSYRQAPVFMAGAFSDTFEVAAPWSRLGALHQAVRSALGRHVFVMAHLSHAYPDGCSIYFTFAGSAPTQAEAEARYDAAWRDGLDAAISAGGTISHHHGVGRSKAPRLGAELGLGVDVIRALRDSLDPAGVMNPGNLLPRAGDPRSTPRVSPSPASPLVDRASLLVRAAGSSTLADIEQMLAQEGLSLGLGPEAPPFDTSVASWIASGGRGAPDPWLDPVDHLVAGFTARLASGAELEVRPAPRRAVGPDLFSLFLGMEERVGTLSSVWLRVRGSGQSRPLPTSLVRQPEIQGPEAAWIDEVARVAAAVD from the coding sequence GTGGACGTCGAAGCGATCCTTGCCCGCGCACTGCCACATGTCCCTCGCAGTGCCTCGCCGGTCGATCGCATCGCCTACGCGCGTGATCTATGGCCTCGTCACCACCTGGCGGTGAGAGAAGGGCAGCTCCCGAAGAGCCGCCCTGGCGTCATCGTCTGGCCGTCATCGACCGAGGAGGTTGCGGATGTCGTCCGCCTCTGCGCGAGCGAAGGGTTGCCCCTCGTTCCCTTCGGCGCAGGCTCCGGCGTGTGTGGCGGGATCTTGCCCGACGCGCGGACCGTCGTCCTCGACCTCAAGCGCCTCTGCCGCCAGCGCAAGCTCCACCGGGATGAGCCCTCTGTGGAGATCGAAGCGGGCGCGACGGGCATTCGCTTCGAGGAGAGCCTCAACGGGGAGGGATTCACACTGGGACACTTCCCCTCGTCCATCCTGTGCTCCACGGTCGGCGGCTGGGTCGCGGCGCGCGGGGCAGGGCAATGCTCCGGCCTGTACGGCAAGATCGAAGACATGGTCGCATCGCTCGAGGTCATCAATGGCCGCGGCGAGATCGCTCGTCTGTCGAGACGCACCCACGGCCCCGACATCACCCCCCTCTTCATCGGCAGCGAGGGGGTCCTCGGCGTGATCACTGCAGCGACGCTGCGACTTCACCCAGCCCCTCCGGCGCGTGCGTTCGGTACCTTCTCGTTCCCCACCCTGGAAGCTGGCTGGACTGCGATGCAAGCCATGTTTCAGGACGGCCTCCGTCCAGCGGTCTCGCGTCTGTACGATCCCTTCGACTCGTTCATCGCCCGCATGGGCGCGCGTCGTCGCCGCGGCGCCGAGCACAGCGCTGAGCCCGAGGATGCCGAGCGCCCTCCTTCGACCCTCTTCTCCGACCGCAAGCCTGCGGGCGTCAGCAAGAGCAGCTCCTCGAGCCCCGGTGCAGGTGCTCGCGTTCTCCGCCTCCTGCTCCGCGCTCCTGGGGCGGTCAATCAGGTCGTCGATGCGCTCGGCGATCGCGTGCTGCGGGGCTCTACCTTGGTCCTCATCTTCGAAGGCCGCGCCCGTGACGCCCACGACGATCTCGCGCGAGGTGCTCACATCGCGGAGCGCCACGGGGGCAAACCCCTCGGGGAGGAGCCCGCACGGCACTGGCTCGCGCACCGCTACAGCGTCAGCTACCGACAGGCGCCAGTGTTCATGGCGGGCGCCTTCAGTGACACCTTCGAGGTGGCTGCGCCGTGGTCGAGGCTCGGCGCGCTGCATCAGGCGGTCCGTTCCGCACTGGGTCGACATGTCTTCGTGATGGCGCACCTGTCTCATGCCTACCCGGACGGCTGCAGCATCTACTTCACCTTCGCGGGGAGCGCCCCCACGCAGGCCGAGGCCGAGGCGCGTTACGACGCTGCCTGGCGTGACGGACTCGACGCGGCGATCAGCGCAGGAGGCACCATTTCCCACCATCACGGCGTTGGCCGCAGCAAGGCGCCTCGCCTCGGCGCGGAGCTTGGCCTCGGCGTCGACGTGATCCGTGCACTGCGTGACTCCCTCGATCCCGCAGGCGTGATGAACCCCGGGAACTTGCTTCCTCGCGCTGGAGATCCTCGCTCCACCCCTCGTGTGTCGCCCTCACCTGCGTCACCTCTCGTGGACCGGGCGTCGCTCCTCGTGCGAGCCGCCGGTTCGAGCACGCTCGCAGACATCGAGCAGATGCTCGCCCAGGAGGGGCTGAGCCTTGGGCTGGGACCCGAAGCGCCGCCGTTCGACACGAGCGTTGCGTCCTGGATCGCTTCAGGTGGGCGCGGCGCCCCTGACCCCTGGCTGGACCCGGTCGATCACCTCGTTGCTGGGTTCACCGCGCGACTCGCGTCCGGTGCCGAACTCGAAGTTCGACCAGCTCCTCGCCGCGCCGTTGGCCCCGATCTCTTCTCTCTCTTCCTCGGCATGGAGGAGCGAGTCGGGACGCTCTCGTCGGTCTGGTTGCGCGTGCGGGGCTCTGGTCAATCACGCCCGCTTCCGACCTCACTCGTTCGTCAGCCGGAAATCCAGGGACCGGAAGCGGCCTGGATCGATGAGGTCGCGCGGGTCGCTGCGGCCGTCGACTGA
- a CDS encoding methyltransferase domain-containing protein — protein MNGQPPRDLLDGQAAGDDEESRPTTPHPDAMLPYRQEHGSVPASSRRRGTLAGAASAPPMSGTGDRAVAYSAIPGPAPLPRVPGAERLTGDDGAGARGPTTGRHRSRRSLRASDTPSRPSAPPSGEGAPVGASGPVSLSAPPPEVSDDDWGAPDVVAPSPQDSRPSSPQSVTPSDPELPAAQAATFDVGAAPALDVPTSVPNPLALRTIPRPARKPVSIPPTSIASEPTLQEAPLQPSQARADEAAEISIQPVKIIDVMSDLPPVESAPMEAIDEDLSEEEEAGFPLRVLADGPTPIDAREYLGSIETAPPPADDGAISEERSAIEEVEPESLDEEEMLAETRHGEPDAPHSEPEVISVPPAAHSDSAPEVDPYREGDSTEEISVDLTEDAVSTPRPPPPPPRRPQAMAALDLPPYTQQDASGAAIPAAPPPPPLKSASKPPAEHTPVADVDSPRRKKSWWEDLFSEDFIRTLDRAEPRVVRREADFIEERLGMERGAVILDLACGPGQHAVELASRGYSVVGYDLSLAMLALASDEAQERGQKLNFLQGDMREMAFEETFDAVYCWATSFGYFDEEKNADILMRIHRALRSGGMLLLDVINRDYVACRQPSLVWFEGEGCVCMDEMQVDFFTSRLKVKRTVMFEDGRSRELDYSIRIYNLHELGKILHEAGFKVTEVTGHPAHPGVFFGSESPRLIILAERS, from the coding sequence ATGAACGGCCAGCCTCCCCGCGACCTGCTCGATGGCCAAGCGGCGGGCGACGACGAGGAGAGCCGTCCGACGACACCTCATCCTGACGCGATGCTGCCTTACCGGCAGGAGCACGGCTCCGTCCCTGCGTCCAGCCGGCGGCGCGGCACGCTTGCCGGCGCTGCCTCCGCGCCACCGATGTCAGGGACTGGCGATCGCGCCGTCGCCTACAGCGCCATTCCGGGGCCTGCACCCTTGCCGCGGGTTCCAGGAGCAGAGCGGCTCACCGGAGACGATGGGGCTGGGGCGCGTGGTCCCACCACGGGCAGGCATCGGTCACGCCGCTCCTTGCGGGCTTCGGACACGCCCTCGAGGCCCTCCGCCCCGCCTTCGGGCGAGGGGGCACCTGTCGGTGCTTCCGGTCCTGTCTCTCTCTCCGCACCCCCACCGGAGGTCAGCGACGACGACTGGGGAGCGCCCGATGTGGTGGCTCCGTCGCCGCAAGATTCGCGACCAAGCTCACCGCAAAGCGTGACGCCCAGCGATCCAGAGCTGCCTGCTGCACAAGCTGCCACCTTCGACGTCGGTGCAGCTCCAGCGCTCGACGTCCCCACCAGCGTGCCGAACCCCCTCGCGCTGCGCACCATCCCTCGACCGGCGAGAAAACCTGTCAGCATCCCTCCGACGTCCATCGCGTCCGAGCCCACGCTGCAGGAGGCTCCTTTGCAGCCGTCGCAGGCCAGAGCCGACGAGGCCGCGGAGATCTCGATTCAACCCGTCAAGATCATCGACGTGATGTCGGATCTGCCTCCGGTCGAGAGCGCGCCGATGGAGGCCATCGACGAGGACCTCTCGGAGGAGGAAGAGGCAGGGTTCCCGCTGCGCGTGCTCGCGGATGGTCCGACCCCCATCGATGCACGCGAGTACCTCGGTTCGATCGAGACGGCGCCTCCGCCGGCGGATGACGGTGCGATCAGCGAGGAGCGGAGCGCCATCGAGGAGGTGGAGCCCGAGTCACTCGATGAAGAAGAGATGCTCGCCGAGACGCGACACGGGGAACCCGACGCCCCTCACAGCGAACCGGAAGTGATCTCGGTGCCACCTGCTGCCCATTCCGACTCCGCGCCGGAAGTCGACCCGTATCGCGAGGGCGACAGCACCGAAGAGATCTCCGTCGACCTGACGGAGGATGCCGTCTCGACCCCGCGCCCTCCGCCGCCACCGCCACGTCGTCCTCAGGCGATGGCTGCCCTGGATCTGCCGCCCTACACGCAGCAGGATGCGAGTGGCGCTGCCATCCCCGCCGCGCCACCTCCGCCTCCCCTCAAATCGGCGAGCAAGCCACCTGCCGAGCACACGCCAGTCGCCGACGTCGACTCTCCCCGCCGCAAGAAGTCGTGGTGGGAGGATCTCTTCAGTGAAGATTTCATCCGGACCCTCGACCGCGCAGAGCCGCGGGTCGTTCGCCGCGAGGCCGACTTCATCGAGGAGCGACTGGGGATGGAGCGCGGCGCCGTCATCCTCGATCTCGCCTGTGGCCCGGGGCAGCACGCCGTGGAGCTGGCCAGCCGTGGCTACAGCGTCGTCGGCTACGATCTGTCGCTCGCGATGCTGGCGCTCGCGTCGGACGAAGCTCAGGAGCGCGGACAGAAGCTGAACTTCCTGCAGGGGGACATGCGCGAGATGGCGTTCGAAGAGACCTTCGACGCCGTGTATTGCTGGGCGACCAGCTTCGGCTACTTCGACGAAGAGAAGAACGCCGACATTCTCATGCGCATTCACCGGGCATTGCGCTCGGGAGGCATGCTTCTGCTCGACGTGATCAACCGTGACTACGTGGCATGCCGTCAACCCAGCCTGGTGTGGTTCGAGGGTGAAGGCTGCGTGTGCATGGATGAGATGCAGGTCGACTTCTTCACCAGCCGCCTCAAGGTGAAGCGCACGGTGATGTTCGAGGACGGTCGCTCTCGCGAGCTCGACTACTCGATCCGCATCTACAACCTCCACGAGCTGGGCAAGATCCTGCATGAAGCAGGGTTCAAGGTCACCGAGGTGACAGGTCACCCGGCCCATCCCGGCGTGTTCTTCGGCTCCGAGTCTCCCCGACTGATCATCCTGGCGGAGCGCTCCTGA